Proteins encoded by one window of Fischerella sp. PCC 9605:
- a CDS encoding PAS domain S-box protein — protein MFPEKLQDDIDNSRHVEDTVLVTAIQQGEESLSMLADTAPVMIWMAGCDTLYNYFNSAWLQFTGRSHLQEVGNGWMEGVHPEDRQQCQDIYLTSFETRQQFHRQYRLRRADGEYRWILDTAAPRFAADGGFAGYIGYVVDITEVKVKKISFIESESRLRLALDAAEMGVWDWNFRTGKISCSEQVEHLFGWRSNSLPTNYKAFLKCIHRSDRSIVTGAIRNTLEERTNYDADFRIVLQDSTVRWVRGKGDVLRDRNGQAVRMMGTLIDITERKLAELALEETKQQLENRVEERTTELKSAIASLSDVNVQLQTEITQRQQAEAELRALFAAMSDVILVLDAQGYYLKIAPTNPISLYKPPEDLIGKTLHDVFGRSQADFFLDKIQRAITNQETINFEYCLSINNAEVWFAASVSPLPQDTVIWVARDITVRKQAEQERNRFFQIPLEMLCITGFDGYFKQLNPAWEEALGWTQEELKAFPFIEFVHPDDREATIAAAQKLATGNEVISFENRYRCKDGSYKWLLWTSKTVPEQQLIYGIARDVSDRKLAEQSLRQNEAQYRRLIETAAEGIWILDLEGKTSFANPKIAQMLGYTVEEMIGMPLFAFMDAEGQAIAAENLERRRQGVAEQHDFKFCRKDGSELWAMIATNPIFDDAEQYLGTLGMLTDISDRKRAEEALQKSEARNRAMLDAIPDLMFRSNREGVYLDYMAAKDAELAVPAHEIIGKSVCELLPPDLAQQAISYTEQALNQGSIQIFEYQLPTKGELRDYEARVVPSGEDEVLAIVRDITERKQTEEALQALVAGTAAVTGEEFFPALVRHLAAALGVRYALVAEKVGTEYTKAQVLAFWAGDSLRENFEYDLANTPCENVAKQGMAYYLFGVQQLFPLDGDLAAMQAESYLGASFIDSFGVAIGHIAVFDTKPMLEEERAKAILSIFAARATAELQRQRTEDALRQSERQFRELASKEALLNRLASQIRASLDISTIMEIAVTEIRNLLQIDLCSFTWYRTDVQPPHWEVFQEAKNIAIPSLLDFRPTSEEIGLIAQKVFNKEIIRVDDVEAVADPISRHFFVSLGLTATLILPIHTQSGEIGALSCSYFTGSRHWLDSEVELLLAVTDQIAIAIDQAELYKQSRIAAQTAQEKAQQLEETLQELQATQAQLIQNEKMSSLGQLVAGVAHEINNPVNFIHGNITHASEYAQDLLHLVELYQQHYPNPVPEIEEEIEAIDLEFLCQDLPKLLTSMRIGTDRIRQIVLSLRNFSRLDEADMKAVDIHEGIDNTLLLLQNRLKAKPEHQEIQIIKEYGELPLVDCYAGQLNQVFMNLLANAIDALEESFVNRHLSLVHDSQQMTNDIDAPSSASRRVGQMTTPQIHIRTEIQDNFVFIRIADNGSGMTEEVRQKLFDPFFTTKPVGKGTGMGLSISYKIIVEKHMGKLQCISAPGKGAEFVVAIPLQQS, from the coding sequence GTGTTTCCTGAAAAGCTGCAAGATGACATTGATAATAGCAGGCACGTGGAAGATACTGTATTGGTGACAGCAATCCAACAGGGCGAAGAATCACTGAGTATGCTGGCAGATACTGCTCCTGTGATGATCTGGATGGCTGGATGCGACACACTTTATAACTACTTTAATTCTGCTTGGCTGCAATTTACGGGGCGATCGCACCTGCAAGAGGTAGGCAATGGTTGGATGGAAGGAGTACATCCAGAAGATCGACAGCAGTGTCAGGATATATACTTAACAAGCTTTGAGACACGACAGCAGTTTCACAGACAATATCGGCTACGTCGTGCTGATGGCGAATATCGATGGATTTTAGATACAGCTGCACCACGATTTGCAGCAGATGGCGGCTTTGCTGGCTATATTGGCTATGTTGTAGATATTACTGAAGTAAAAGTAAAAAAAATCTCATTCATCGAGAGTGAATCCAGGCTGCGGCTAGCGTTAGATGCAGCAGAAATGGGAGTTTGGGATTGGAATTTCAGAACAGGTAAAATCAGTTGCTCTGAACAGGTAGAGCATCTTTTTGGCTGGAGATCAAATTCCTTACCTACGAACTACAAAGCTTTTCTCAAGTGCATTCACCGTAGCGATCGCTCGATTGTGACTGGGGCGATTCGGAATACTTTAGAGGAACGAACTAACTATGATGCTGATTTTCGCATTGTCTTGCAGGATAGTACTGTTCGCTGGGTGAGAGGCAAGGGAGATGTTTTACGCGATCGCAACGGGCAAGCAGTACGGATGATGGGTACACTCATAGACATCACCGAACGCAAACTAGCAGAATTAGCTTTGGAAGAAACCAAACAACAGCTAGAAAATCGTGTTGAAGAACGGACAACAGAACTAAAAAGTGCGATCGCTAGCTTGAGTGATGTCAACGTCCAGCTGCAAACAGAAATTACCCAACGCCAACAAGCAGAAGCAGAACTGCGAGCTTTGTTCGCTGCGATGAGCGATGTCATCCTTGTTTTAGATGCACAAGGATACTATCTCAAAATTGCACCGACTAATCCCATCTCATTGTACAAACCGCCAGAGGATTTGATTGGTAAGACACTGCATGATGTATTTGGGCGATCGCAAGCTGATTTCTTTCTAGACAAAATTCAGCGTGCAATTACCAACCAGGAAACTATCAATTTTGAATACTGCTTGAGTATTAACAACGCGGAAGTCTGGTTTGCTGCTAGTGTGTCACCATTGCCACAAGACACCGTTATCTGGGTAGCGCGGGATATCACTGTTCGCAAGCAAGCAGAACAAGAAAGAAATCGATTTTTTCAGATCCCACTGGAAATGCTGTGTATCACGGGATTCGATGGTTACTTCAAGCAACTCAACCCTGCTTGGGAAGAAGCCTTAGGATGGACGCAGGAAGAACTTAAAGCTTTCCCATTTATTGAATTTGTACATCCGGACGACCGAGAAGCAACCATTGCCGCAGCACAAAAACTCGCCACAGGTAATGAGGTCATCTCCTTTGAAAACCGTTACCGCTGCAAAGACGGCTCTTATAAATGGCTGTTGTGGACATCAAAAACAGTACCGGAACAGCAATTGATTTATGGTATAGCTCGTGATGTTAGCGATCGCAAACTTGCCGAACAATCCCTACGCCAAAATGAAGCCCAGTATCGCCGCTTGATCGAGACAGCAGCAGAGGGAATTTGGATACTCGATTTAGAAGGCAAGACGAGCTTTGCCAATCCCAAAATTGCTCAGATGCTTGGCTATACAGTTGAGGAAATGATCGGAATGCCTTTGTTTGCCTTTATGGATGCAGAAGGGCAAGCGATCGCAGCCGAAAATTTAGAGCGTCGGCGTCAAGGCGTTGCTGAACAGCACGATTTTAAATTCTGCCGCAAAGATGGTTCCGAGTTGTGGGCAATGATTGCCACCAATCCGATTTTTGACGATGCTGAGCAGTATCTTGGCACGCTAGGAATGCTGACAGATATTAGCGATCGCAAACGTGCTGAAGAGGCATTGCAAAAAAGTGAGGCTAGAAATCGAGCCATGCTGGATGCCATCCCCGATCTAATGTTTCGCTCTAACAGAGAAGGCGTCTATCTAGACTATATGGCGGCAAAAGACGCAGAACTAGCAGTACCTGCACATGAAATCATTGGTAAATCAGTCTGTGAATTATTGCCACCCGACTTAGCACAACAGGCAATTTCTTATACCGAACAAGCTCTGAATCAAGGCAGCATCCAAATTTTTGAATATCAACTGCCAACGAAAGGCGAATTGCGCGATTATGAAGCACGGGTAGTACCTAGCGGTGAAGATGAGGTTTTGGCAATTGTCCGTGATATTACGGAACGCAAACAAACCGAAGAAGCTTTGCAAGCACTTGTAGCTGGAACAGCTGCGGTTACAGGTGAGGAATTTTTCCCTGCACTCGTGCGTCATTTAGCAGCCGCCTTGGGAGTCCGTTATGCCTTGGTAGCGGAAAAAGTCGGTACAGAATATACCAAAGCCCAAGTTTTAGCATTCTGGGCTGGTGATAGTCTCAGAGAAAACTTTGAGTACGATCTGGCTAATACTCCTTGCGAAAATGTCGCTAAACAGGGAATGGCTTACTATCTGTTTGGAGTGCAGCAACTATTTCCTCTTGATGGGGATTTAGCAGCCATGCAGGCAGAAAGTTACTTGGGAGCGTCGTTTATCGATTCATTTGGAGTGGCGATCGGTCATATTGCCGTCTTTGATACAAAACCGATGCTAGAAGAGGAACGTGCTAAAGCAATTCTGAGTATCTTTGCTGCACGCGCCACAGCAGAACTACAACGCCAGCGCACAGAAGACGCACTGCGGCAATCAGAGCGACAATTTCGAGAACTTGCCTCCAAAGAAGCACTACTCAACCGTCTTGCCAGCCAAATTCGAGCTTCTTTAGATATCAGTACTATTATGGAGATTGCTGTCACTGAGATTCGCAATTTATTACAGATCGATTTGTGCAGTTTCACTTGGTATCGTACTGATGTGCAACCACCACACTGGGAAGTGTTTCAGGAGGCTAAAAATATTGCCATACCCAGTTTGCTGGATTTTCGACCAACTAGTGAAGAGATAGGATTAATCGCACAAAAAGTTTTCAACAAAGAAATCATCAGAGTAGATGATGTCGAAGCCGTAGCCGATCCCATCTCACGACACTTCTTTGTAAGTTTGGGTTTGACTGCCACATTGATACTGCCAATTCATACTCAATCTGGTGAAATTGGTGCTTTAAGCTGTAGTTACTTTACTGGCTCCCGACATTGGCTAGATAGTGAAGTAGAATTACTGCTGGCTGTTACCGATCAAATTGCCATAGCTATTGATCAAGCAGAACTCTACAAACAAAGTCGTATTGCTGCCCAAACTGCCCAAGAAAAAGCGCAGCAGTTAGAAGAGACTTTGCAAGAACTCCAAGCGACGCAGGCGCAATTGATCCAAAACGAAAAGATGTCAAGCTTGGGGCAGTTGGTTGCTGGTGTTGCCCATGAAATTAATAACCCGGTGAACTTTATTCATGGGAATATCACTCACGCTAGTGAATATGCCCAAGACTTGCTGCATCTAGTCGAACTTTACCAACAGCACTATCCCAATCCAGTACCAGAGATTGAAGAAGAAATAGAGGCGATCGATCTGGAGTTTCTTTGCCAAGATTTGCCTAAACTTTTGACTTCCATGAGGATAGGAACCGATCGCATTCGTCAGATTGTTCTGTCTTTACGCAACTTCTCCCGCTTGGATGAAGCCGACATGAAAGCGGTTGATATCCATGAAGGTATTGATAATACTTTACTACTGCTACAAAATCGCCTCAAAGCGAAGCCAGAACATCAGGAAATTCAGATCATTAAAGAGTACGGCGAATTGCCATTGGTAGATTGCTACGCCGGACAGCTCAATCAGGTGTTTATGAATCTGTTGGCAAATGCGATTGATGCTCTAGAAGAGTCATTTGTCAATCGTCATTTGTCATTAGTACATGACTCTCAACAAATGACTAATGACATAGACGCGCCTTCTTCGGCTTCCCGCAGGGTAGGACAAATGACCACCCCACAGATTCACATTCGCACTGAAATTCAAGACAATTTCGTGTTTATCCGTATTGCCGACAATGGTTCTGGTATGACGGAGGAAGTACGGCAAAAGCTATTTGATCCCTTCTTCACAACCAAACCCGTAGGTAAAGGTACGGGTATGGGTTTATCAATTAGCTACAAGATTATTGTTGAAAAACACATGGGCAAGCTTCAGTGTATTTCAGCACCTGGTAAAGGAGCTGAGTTTGTAGTTGCCATTCCGCTGCAACAGTCATAA
- a CDS encoding cyclase family protein, which produces MDCDRQVFPKDIFSVLDTAESYLLNQVAGKANEIDIDPDALLQALRGLGKLGLLALRVPRQWGGKEVSEETFAHFQELVARYSGALAFLQTQHQSAAGMLVASSNSSLQQEYLPRMGNGEVLVGVGFSQLRREGEPLTVATPVSGGYQLDGVVPWVTGWGIFDDFIVAATLPDGRAVFGVMPFQETEQESGGSITFTTPAQLAAMTSTNTITATLSCYFLPQEHVVFIKPVGWIHENDKNNVLRATFLATGCAIAGLDIIESAANTKSLPFISNAVTSFQQELGECRTTIRKAQKNSGVKLAEKLQLRAWAIDLATRIAHAAITVSSGAANYLHHPAQRIYREALVFTVTGQTSAVMEATLERLTRPYPNYKDNSCGVGVSPAVKSMVAGKMPTPQNLKNITYSRVIHLSHVIDTDIPRWQGDSPIEFETVAKLEKDGYYLRRFSLGEHSATHINAPIGFYNSGVAIDQYPAESLVLPAVVIDIREQVANNPDYALTVADILAWEEQHGEISTDNIVLLYTGWQEKWSDRTAFMNQDNQGSMHFPGFGSDATQFLLNKRQIAGVGIDTHGVDCGQDTTFATNRLVLEKPRIVLENLTNLDQLPPKGTTLAIGVLRLRGGSGSPAGVMALVP; this is translated from the coding sequence ATGGATTGCGATCGCCAAGTGTTTCCGAAAGACATTTTCTCTGTTTTGGATACAGCCGAGTCATACTTGCTCAATCAAGTTGCAGGTAAAGCCAACGAGATAGACATCGACCCAGATGCCCTGCTTCAGGCTTTGCGAGGTCTTGGGAAGTTGGGTTTGCTGGCGTTACGCGTTCCGCGCCAGTGGGGTGGAAAGGAAGTTAGTGAAGAAACCTTTGCCCATTTTCAAGAACTCGTAGCCCGGTATTCCGGCGCTTTAGCATTTCTGCAAACTCAACACCAAAGTGCAGCTGGTATGCTCGTTGCTAGTAGTAATTCCTCTCTTCAGCAGGAATACTTACCTCGCATGGGGAATGGTGAAGTTTTAGTAGGTGTTGGTTTTTCCCAGTTACGGCGTGAAGGTGAACCGCTAACCGTAGCCACACCAGTATCAGGAGGATATCAACTAGATGGAGTTGTGCCTTGGGTGACTGGGTGGGGTATATTCGATGATTTTATCGTCGCCGCCACACTGCCCGATGGTCGTGCTGTTTTTGGGGTTATGCCTTTTCAAGAAACTGAACAAGAGTCAGGAGGTAGCATAACATTTACTACCCCAGCCCAATTGGCGGCGATGACGTCAACTAACACCATCACTGCTACCTTGAGTTGCTACTTCTTACCTCAAGAGCATGTAGTTTTCATTAAACCTGTTGGTTGGATTCATGAAAATGACAAAAATAACGTCCTCCGCGCCACTTTTCTAGCTACAGGCTGCGCGATCGCTGGTCTAGATATTATTGAGTCTGCCGCAAATACGAAATCACTGCCTTTTATCAGCAATGCCGTTACATCTTTTCAGCAAGAACTAGGCGAGTGTCGCACCACCATTCGCAAAGCTCAAAAAAATTCAGGTGTAAAATTAGCAGAAAAGTTACAATTACGGGCTTGGGCAATTGACCTCGCAACGCGCATAGCTCATGCAGCCATTACAGTTTCCAGCGGAGCAGCTAATTATCTGCATCATCCAGCACAGCGAATATACCGCGAAGCTTTGGTATTTACTGTCACAGGTCAAACTAGTGCTGTGATGGAGGCAACGCTGGAGAGGTTAACTCGTCCTTATCCAAATTATAAAGATAATTCTTGTGGGGTAGGCGTCTCGCCTGCCGTTAAATCAATGGTTGCGGGCAAGATGCCCACACCACAAAACCTAAAAAATATCACCTACTCCCGGGTTATCCATCTGAGTCATGTAATTGACACTGATATTCCTCGTTGGCAAGGCGATTCACCTATAGAATTTGAAACAGTAGCAAAACTAGAAAAAGATGGCTATTATCTGCGGCGCTTTTCCTTGGGAGAACATAGCGCTACCCATATTAACGCCCCGATCGGTTTTTACAATTCTGGTGTCGCAATTGACCAATATCCCGCCGAGTCGCTAGTTTTACCTGCGGTAGTAATTGATATCCGGGAACAAGTAGCAAACAATCCAGATTATGCCCTCACTGTTGCCGATATTCTGGCGTGGGAGGAGCAACACGGGGAGATTTCCACGGATAATATTGTATTGTTGTATACAGGTTGGCAAGAAAAATGGAGCGATCGCACTGCATTTATGAACCAGGATAATCAAGGAAGTATGCATTTTCCTGGATTTGGCAGCGATGCAACTCAGTTTCTACTCAATAAACGTCAAATAGCTGGAGTTGGAATTGATACTCACGGTGTAGATTGTGGGCAAGATACGACTTTTGCCACCAACCGCTTGGTTTTAGAGAAACCGCGTATTGTTCTAGAGAATCTCACTAATTTGGATCAACTACCACCCAAAGGAACTACCCTGGCGATCGGGGTTTTGAGATTGCGTGGTGGTTCTGGTTCTCCTGCTGGTGTCATGGCATTAGTACCGTAA